In a genomic window of Gouania willdenowi chromosome 11, fGouWil2.1, whole genome shotgun sequence:
- the ppp1r18 gene encoding phostensin: MSVTLLPEWKQLLLERKRREEEERGRREKEEEEKFANMPAWKRGIIQRRKAKQDVFGDREKEREVCLPQMEVRSPTEGLSDTDSSVTANLGSEPSLSPDPGIWLDTESKVANQVSLETIVPVHENPFIRTQCVWRKGRDGEGGNELEVKEREKWTPRIQDGDMDRGHDVEQKLDRFIDMSVGREKERDRSQSRERYEKERSQWKESAKELVREQEFLKVRKDSEEPETHLQSTSHPPVGPCLRTIRADNIIIIEPDKKCNEEKQARWMEVEREPDWPDDNYHGKRGMKMDLREILAVGGNVTEIRASEVLIIKNSMTPEEWSTEVKMRNNREIECSSDVRRANSLKELRTDMPWVREKERPWGQTIVINKDEKKEIFEDHVFVERGGRELSDKKKSGQNLEEGGEVERRDSWRVGKPLSRIESLREKIRQRELEKQQRIATQDGNGMAAADAACDKLNEERRTEVEEEGEATGHMQQRPIKAETEEEDVAAQTSTSFFDTVQEVDVLKTCPQLPASSPNLQEVREEEATAASEVTSDCFQIVQEEDYSLKKVEEELRCLPDRQENKEAKKELDVTELEGYESPLDLEQTFLPSPPNPDSLTAMSRIYNLDMVGSRSGLCLRDRSVDISSSVQLVKVKPLISGSRECDSRAFGQFQHKEQEVLKSSMSPKKDTKGQQSPRGLIPHQEKDVDKPREKKQEMPEMSHKSSRQQVCSPTSHSKQTFSVTPSFVRSRSPDNFLRATDCAPTPASSPCSPSPSQSPNISPSPSPSPTLFSIRSASGGPVKRGATITITPKKTVLGAAMGHTVRPMAAELTSTNTKSLQNHISTTAAEESKKKYPTVEEIEVIGGYENLERSCLIKKGGTPKRGKVCFDEDQLEQVCEYPSETFMLAFSPYPHDMLRMERLQGDETQEDEGEAEEAMVMFKNMSIGITTPRLRVDESCPR; this comes from the exons ATGTCTGTTACCTTACTGCCAGAATGGAAGCAACTCCTTCTGGAGAGAAAgaggagagaggaagaggagcgaGGGAGgagggagaaggaggaggaggaaaagttTGCAAACATGCCAGCCTGGAAGCGAGGGATCATCCAGCGAAGGAAGGCAAAGCAAGATGTTTTTGGTGACAGGGAGAAGGAGAGGGAAGTGTGTCTGCCACAGATGGAGGTCAGGTCTCCTACTGAAGGTCTGAGTGACACGGACAGTTCAGTGACCGCTAATCTTGGGAGTGAGCCATCACTCAGTCCAGATCCAGGAATCTGGCTGGATACAGAATCAAAAGTAGCCAATCAGGTTTCTTTGGAGACTATAGTCCCTGTGCATGAAAATCCATTCATTCgcacacagtgtgtgtggaGGAAAGGCAGGGATGGAGAAGGGGGTAATGAGCTGGAGGTTAAGGAGAGAGAAAAGTGGACTCCCAGGATTCAAGATGGAGATATGGATAGGGGGCACGATGTTGAACAGAAATTAGATAGGTTTATAGATATGAGTGtagggagagaaaaagaaagggaCAGGagtcagagcagagagagataTGAAAAAGAGAGAAGCCAGTGGAAGGAGTCTGCTAAAGAACTAGTCAGGGAGCAGGAGTTTCTTAAAGTAAGAAAAGATTCAGAAGAACCGGAAACCCATTTGCAGTCGACTTCACATCCACCTGTCGGCCCTTGTCTGCGGACTATTCGAGCTGACAACATTATTATCATCGAGCCGGACAAGAAATGCAATGAGGAGAAACAAGCTCGATGGATGGAGGTTGAGAGGGAGCCGGATTGGCCTGATGACAACTACCATGGAAAGAGAGGGATGAAAATGGATCTGAGAGAGATTCTGGCAGTGGGAGGGAACGTTACCGAGATCAGAGCCTCAGAGGTGCTTATCATTAAAAACTCTATGACCCCTGAAGAGTGGAGTACTGAggtaaaaatgagaaacaataGAGAGATTGAGTGCAGCTCGGATGTAAGGAGAGCAAATTCCTTAAAGGAGTTAAGGACTGACATGCCCTgggtgagagagaaagagagaccaTGGGGCCAGACGATTGTGATCAACAAAGACGAGAAGAAGGAAATTTTTGAAGATCATGTTTTTGTGGAGAGGGGAGGAAGG GAATtgtctgacaaaaaaaagagtggACAAAACTTGGAAGAAGGAGGAGAGGTTGAGAGGAGGGACAGCTGGAGGGTTGGAAAACCCTTGAGCCGAATCGAGTCACTGCGGGAGAAAATCCGACAGAGAGAACTGGAAAAGCAGCAAAGGATAGCCACACAAGATGGAAATGGAATGGCTGCTGCAGATGCTGCCTGTGACAAGTTGAATGAGGAGAGGAGAACTGAAGTAGAAGAAGAGGGTGAAGCTACAGGTCATATGCAGCAGAGGCCCATCAAAGCAGAAACAGAAGAGGAAGATGTTGCAGCTCAGACATCCACATCTTTTTTTGACACTGTTCAGGAAGTTGATGTGTTGAAAACCTGCCCTCAGCTTCCTGCTTCAAGCCCAAACTTGCAAGAAGTCAGAGAAGAGGAAGCTACTGCTGCTTCAGAAGTTACGTCTGACTGCTTCCAGATAGTCCAGGAGGAAGATTATTCTCTGAAAAAAGTAGAGGAAGAGTTAAGGTGCCTTCCGGATAGACAAGAGAACAAAGAGGCCAAAAAGGAGTTGGACGTAACAGAGTTGGAGGGGTACGAGTCGCCTCTCGATCTTGAACAAACTTTCTTGCCATCACCGCCAAATCCGGACTCCCTTACAGCTATGAGCCGGATCTACAACCTGGACATGGTGGGTTCAAGATCAGGCTTGTGTCTGAGAGACAGGTCAGTGGACATCTCTTCTTCTGTGCAATTAGTTAAAGTGAAGCCCCTCATATCGGGCTCTCGAGAGTGTGACAGCAGAGCCTTTGGACAGTTTCAGCATAAAGAGCAGGAAGTGCTGAAGTCAAGTATGTCACCAAAGAAAGATACAAAGGGACAGCAAAGCCCCAGAGGATTAATACCTCATCAGGAGAAGGATGTTGACAAGCCTCGGGAGAAGAAGCAAGAAATGCCTGAAATGAGCCACAAATCATCTCGTCAACAAGTTTGTTCCCCAACATCTCATTCGAAGCAAACTTTCAGTGTTACCCCTTCTTTTGTCAGGAGCAGGTCACCAGATAATTTCTTGAGAGCCACAGACTGTGCCCCGACCCCAGCCTCTTCACCATGCTCACCCTCCCCATCCCAGTCCCCCAACATCTCTCCATCACCTTCCCCTTCACCGACACTCTTCTCTATAAGGAGTGCCTCAGGTGGGCCTGTCAAGAGAGGTGCcacgattacaattacaccCAAAAAAACTGTCCTCGGAGCAGCAATGGGGCATACAGTGCGGCCCATGGCAGCAGAATTGACATCTACAAATACTAAATCCCTTCAAAATCATATCTCTACTACTGCAGCTGAAGAGAGCAAAAAGAAGTACCCAACGGTGGAGGAAATTGAGGTTATTGGTGGATATGAGAATCTGGAGAGATCCTGTCTGATCAAGAAAGGGGGGACACCGAAAAGG GGCAAAGTGTGTTTCGATGAGGACCAGCTGGAGCAGGTCTGCGAGTATCCGTCGGAGACCTTCATGCTCGCGTTCAGCCCTTACCCTCACGACATGCTGAGGATGGAGAGGCTGCAGGGAGATGAGACGCAAGAGGATGAAGGCGAAGCAGAGGAAGCAATGGTCATGTTTAAAAACATGAGCATCGGAATCACAACACCTCGACTTCGCGTCG ATGAGTCTTGCCCTCGATAA